In one window of Geotrypetes seraphini chromosome 3, aGeoSer1.1, whole genome shotgun sequence DNA:
- the LOC117357731 gene encoding uncharacterized protein LOC117357731 isoform X1 — translation MNQLETSSHGAACKQLWEALSEVGVPTHLIRLIRSLYYDQEATVRTRYGDTERFKIKRVPDKDASSFLFNLYAKVILRKLDLDDLSIGVEICGRTISNLRYSDDTTLLAESEKDLKNLILKLKEESKKMELFLNIKKTKIINITNKKVHIKINNEETELVDSFVFLGSLIDHSGGSTAEIKCRLAPGHAAMVSMDQIWKCKDHQTKAYHCHCVPNHNIWL, via the coding sequence CTTTGGGAAGCACTAAGTGAGGTAGGAGTGCCAACACACCTGATCAGGTTAATCAGATCACTCTACTACGATCAAGAAGCTACAGTGCGAACCAGGTATGGAGATACAGAAAGGTTCAAGATAAAAAGAGTACCAGACAAGGATGCATCCTCTTTCCTTTTCAACCTCTATGCAAAAGTAATTTTGAGGAAGTTGGACTTGGATGATTTGAGTATTGGGGTGGAAATATGTGGAAGAACCATAAGCAATCTGAGATACTCAGATGATACTACCctgctggcagagagtgagaaggacctcaagaatttgatcctgaagctgaaagaagaaagcaagaagatggaacttttcctgaacatcaagaagaccaaaatcataAATATCACCAACAAGAAAGTCCatataaagatcaacaatgaagaaacaGAATTGGTTGACAGCTTcgttttccttgggtccctcattgatcacagtggtGGTTCGACAGCAGAGATTAAGTGTCGATTAGCACCGGGGCATGCAGCCATGGttagcatggaccaaatatggaagtgcaaggaccaTCAGACAAAGGCctatcactgccattgtgttcccaatcacaACATATGGCTGTGA
- the LOC117357731 gene encoding uncharacterized protein LOC117357731 isoform X2, with product MKSKANKGELWEALSEVGVPTHLIRLIRSLYYDQEATVRTRYGDTERFKIKRVPDKDASSFLFNLYAKVILRKLDLDDLSIGVEICGRTISNLRYSDDTTLLAESEKDLKNLILKLKEESKKMELFLNIKKTKIINITNKKVHIKINNEETELVDSFVFLGSLIDHSGGSTAEIKCRLAPGHAAMVSMDQIWKCKDHQTKAYHCHCVPNHNIWL from the exons ATGAAAAGCAAAGCAAACAAAGGAGAG CTTTGGGAAGCACTAAGTGAGGTAGGAGTGCCAACACACCTGATCAGGTTAATCAGATCACTCTACTACGATCAAGAAGCTACAGTGCGAACCAGGTATGGAGATACAGAAAGGTTCAAGATAAAAAGAGTACCAGACAAGGATGCATCCTCTTTCCTTTTCAACCTCTATGCAAAAGTAATTTTGAGGAAGTTGGACTTGGATGATTTGAGTATTGGGGTGGAAATATGTGGAAGAACCATAAGCAATCTGAGATACTCAGATGATACTACCctgctggcagagagtgagaaggacctcaagaatttgatcctgaagctgaaagaagaaagcaagaagatggaacttttcctgaacatcaagaagaccaaaatcataAATATCACCAACAAGAAAGTCCatataaagatcaacaatgaagaaacaGAATTGGTTGACAGCTTcgttttccttgggtccctcattgatcacagtggtGGTTCGACAGCAGAGATTAAGTGTCGATTAGCACCGGGGCATGCAGCCATGGttagcatggaccaaatatggaagtgcaaggaccaTCAGACAAAGGCctatcactgccattgtgttcccaatcacaACATATGGCTGTGA